A genomic region of Halomonas aestuarii contains the following coding sequences:
- the aspS gene encoding aspartate--tRNA ligase has protein sequence MRSHYCGQLNETLVDQTVTLCGWVHRRRDHGGVIFLDMRDRDGIAQVVVDPDTAEAFANADRARSEYVLRIQGRIRLRPEGTQNPNMPTGMIEVLAKEVEVLNTAATPPFQLDEHGKVGEEVRLKHRYIDLRRPEMIDKLRLRSRISHNVRAFLEEQGFLDIETPILTRATPEGARDYLVPSRTHPGSFFALPQSPQLFKQLLMVSGFDRYYQIAKCFRDEDLRADRQPEFTQIDIEASFVEEEDIMGITEAMIRQLFQEVLDVELPAFPRMPYAEAMSRFGSDKPDLRIPLELTDVDDLMKDVDFKVFSGPANADDGRVAALKVTGGASLSRKEIDEYTKFVGIYGARGLAWIKVNERAKGLEGLQSPIVKFMEGVVEELLDRVGAEDGDIIFFGADKARIVNEALGALRVRLGEDLDLYTAEWSPLWVVDFPMFEEDGNARLQALHHPFTAPSCDVETLKSHPAGALSRAYDMVLNGTELGGGSIRIHDHAMQQTVLEVLGIDQQEAREKFGFLLDALQYGAPPHGGLAFGLDRLVMLMSGAKTIREVIAFPKTQSAACLLTEAPGEVSSEQLKELNIRLRQKAKAETAGE, from the coding sequence ATGCGCAGCCATTATTGCGGCCAGCTCAACGAGACCCTGGTGGACCAGACGGTCACCCTGTGCGGCTGGGTACATCGCCGGCGTGACCACGGGGGCGTCATCTTCCTCGACATGCGCGATCGCGATGGCATCGCCCAGGTCGTGGTGGACCCCGATACCGCCGAGGCCTTCGCCAATGCCGACCGCGCCCGCAGCGAGTATGTGCTGCGCATCCAGGGCCGGATCCGGCTGCGCCCCGAGGGCACCCAGAACCCCAACATGCCCACCGGCATGATCGAGGTGCTGGCCAAGGAGGTCGAGGTCCTCAACACCGCCGCCACGCCCCCGTTCCAGCTCGACGAGCATGGCAAGGTGGGCGAGGAGGTGCGCCTCAAGCATCGCTACATCGACCTGCGTCGCCCGGAGATGATCGACAAGCTGCGCCTGCGCTCGCGCATCTCCCACAATGTGCGCGCCTTCCTCGAGGAACAGGGCTTCCTCGACATCGAGACCCCGATCCTGACCCGGGCCACCCCCGAGGGCGCCCGGGACTACCTGGTGCCGAGCCGCACCCACCCGGGCAGCTTCTTCGCCCTGCCGCAGTCCCCTCAGCTCTTCAAGCAGCTGCTGATGGTGTCCGGCTTCGATCGCTACTACCAGATCGCCAAGTGCTTCCGCGACGAGGACCTGCGCGCCGACCGCCAGCCGGAGTTCACCCAGATCGATATCGAAGCCTCCTTCGTCGAGGAGGAGGACATCATGGGGATCACCGAGGCGATGATCCGCCAGCTCTTCCAGGAGGTGCTGGACGTCGAGCTGCCGGCCTTCCCGCGCATGCCCTATGCCGAGGCCATGAGCCGCTTCGGTTCCGACAAGCCGGACCTGCGCATCCCGCTGGAGCTCACCGACGTCGACGACCTGATGAAGGACGTCGACTTCAAGGTGTTCTCGGGGCCTGCCAACGCCGACGACGGTCGCGTGGCCGCGCTGAAGGTCACCGGCGGGGCGTCGCTCTCGCGCAAGGAGATCGACGAGTACACCAAGTTCGTCGGCATCTACGGCGCCCGCGGCCTGGCCTGGATCAAGGTCAACGAGCGGGCGAAGGGCCTCGAGGGCCTGCAGTCGCCCATCGTCAAGTTCATGGAAGGCGTGGTCGAGGAGCTGCTCGACCGCGTCGGCGCCGAGGACGGCGACATCATCTTCTTCGGCGCGGACAAGGCCCGCATCGTCAACGAGGCCCTCGGGGCCCTGCGCGTGCGCCTCGGCGAGGACCTGGACCTCTACACCGCCGAATGGTCGCCGCTGTGGGTGGTCGACTTCCCGATGTTCGAGGAGGACGGCAACGCCCGCCTGCAGGCGCTGCACCACCCCTTCACCGCCCCGTCCTGCGACGTCGAGACCCTCAAGTCCCACCCGGCCGGTGCCCTCTCGCGGGCCTATGACATGGTGCTCAACGGCACCGAGCTCGGCGGCGGCTCGATCCGTATCCACGATCATGCCATGCAGCAGACCGTGCTCGAGGTGCTGGGCATCGATCAGCAGGAGGCCCGCGAGAAGTTCGGCTTCCTGCTCGACGCCCTGCAGTACGGCGCGCCGCCCCATGGTGGCCTGGCCTTTGGCCTCGACCGCCTGGTGATGCTGATGAGCGGGGCCAAGACCATCCGCGAGGTGATCGCCTTCCCGAAGACCCAGAGCGCGGCCTGCCTGCTGACCGAGGCGCCGGGCGAGGTGAGCAGCGAGCAGCTCAAGGAGCTCAACATCCGCCTGCGCCAGAAGGCCAAGGCGGAAACCGCCGGCGAGTAG
- a CDS encoding FmdB family zinc ribbon protein, with amino-acid sequence MPIYEYECKACGHRLEKLQKISAEPLTDCPACQAAELNRLVSAAGFRLAGGGWYETDFKTGSKKNLAGGGEGGKPASSEGGKADSSKPAATPGKDGAVA; translated from the coding sequence ATGCCCATCTACGAATACGAGTGCAAGGCCTGCGGCCACCGCCTGGAGAAGCTTCAGAAGATCAGCGCCGAGCCGCTGACGGACTGCCCGGCCTGCCAGGCGGCCGAGCTCAACCGCCTGGTGTCCGCGGCGGGCTTCCGCCTGGCCGGCGGCGGCTGGTACGAGACCGACTTCAAGACCGGCAGCAAGAAGAACCTGGCCGGCGGCGGCGAGGGGGGCAAGCCCGCCAGCAGCGAGGGCGGCAAGGCCGACAGCAGCAAGCCCGCCGCGACCCCCGGCAAGGACGGGGCGGTCGCCTGA
- a CDS encoding YebC/PmpR family DNA-binding transcriptional regulator — protein MAGHSKWANIKHRKAAQDAKRGKIFSKLIRELTVAARQGGGDPADNPRLRAAIDKALGSNMTKDTIQRAVDRGAGHAEADEMEEIVYEGYGPEGVAMLVECMTDNRNRTVSEVRHAFNKHGGNLGTSGSVAFMFHKQGRLQLPEDVTEEAAMEATLAAEPEDIQALEGGGLEVITTPESFGRVKDALLAAGIEPEVSDVGLYPDSYTPVAEVELARKVVNLIDMLEDLDDVQNVYTNAEFDDDVLDQLD, from the coding sequence ATGGCTGGACACAGCAAATGGGCCAACATCAAGCACCGCAAGGCGGCCCAGGATGCCAAGCGTGGCAAGATCTTCAGCAAGCTGATCCGCGAGCTCACGGTGGCGGCGCGCCAGGGCGGGGGCGATCCCGCCGACAACCCGCGCCTGCGCGCCGCCATCGACAAGGCACTGGGCAGCAACATGACCAAGGACACCATCCAGCGGGCGGTCGATCGCGGTGCCGGCCATGCCGAGGCCGACGAGATGGAGGAGATCGTCTACGAGGGCTACGGGCCGGAAGGCGTGGCCATGCTCGTGGAGTGCATGACCGACAACCGCAACCGGACTGTCTCCGAGGTGCGACACGCCTTCAACAAGCATGGGGGCAACCTGGGGACCAGCGGCTCGGTGGCCTTCATGTTTCACAAGCAGGGGCGACTGCAGCTCCCCGAGGACGTGACCGAGGAGGCCGCCATGGAGGCGACGCTGGCGGCCGAGCCCGAGGACATCCAGGCCCTCGAGGGGGGCGGCCTGGAGGTCATCACCACGCCGGAATCCTTCGGCCGGGTCAAGGATGCCCTGTTGGCGGCGGGCATCGAGCCGGAGGTCAGCGACGTCGGCCTGTACCCGGACAGCTACACGCCCGTCGCCGAGGTGGAACTGGCCCGCAAGGTGGTCAATTTGATCGACATGCTCGAGGACCTGGATGATGTCCAGAACGTCTACACCAACGCGGAGTTCGACGACGATGTCCTCGACCAGCTCGACTGA
- a CDS encoding D-2-hydroxyacid dehydrogenase, with protein MKAVILDAASLGPDIDLTAIRQHLDALDVHDQSTREQAAERLAGAEVAIVNKVVLDADTLKALPGLKLICVLATGTNNIDMAAAERLGIEVRNVTAYGTASVAQHTLMLMLALATRLPRYQHDVAEGRWAESPFFCLMDHTTLQLEGKRLVIVGQGELGSKVARLAQAFGMHVDFAARPGNEAHDSRPGLRELAPEADVISLHCPLTEATRHLVDAALLATLKPGALLINCARGGIIDEQAALAALREGRLGGLGVDVLPSEPPRDGHPLLDALEEPLNLIVTPHNAWITPEARQRIVSLTADNLSHWQAD; from the coding sequence ATGAAAGCCGTCATTCTCGACGCCGCCAGCCTGGGGCCAGACATCGATCTGACCGCGATCCGCCAGCACCTCGACGCCCTGGACGTGCATGACCAGAGCACCCGCGAGCAGGCCGCCGAGCGGCTTGCCGGCGCCGAGGTCGCCATCGTCAACAAGGTGGTGCTCGACGCCGACACCCTGAAGGCCCTCCCCGGGTTGAAGCTGATCTGCGTGCTGGCCACCGGCACCAACAACATCGACATGGCCGCCGCCGAGCGCCTGGGCATCGAGGTGCGCAACGTCACCGCCTACGGCACCGCCAGCGTGGCCCAGCACACCCTGATGCTGATGCTCGCCCTGGCCACCCGCCTGCCCCGCTACCAGCATGACGTGGCCGAGGGTCGCTGGGCCGAGAGCCCCTTCTTCTGCCTGATGGACCACACCACCCTGCAGCTCGAGGGCAAGCGCCTGGTGATCGTCGGCCAGGGGGAGCTGGGCTCGAAGGTGGCCCGCCTCGCCCAGGCCTTCGGCATGCATGTCGACTTCGCGGCCCGCCCGGGCAACGAGGCACACGACAGCCGGCCGGGCCTGCGCGAGCTCGCCCCCGAGGCGGACGTGATCAGCCTGCACTGCCCGCTCACCGAGGCCACCCGCCACCTGGTCGACGCCGCCCTGCTGGCCACCCTCAAGCCCGGCGCCCTGCTGATCAACTGTGCCCGGGGCGGGATCATCGACGAACAGGCGGCCCTGGCGGCGCTGCGCGAGGGACGCCTCGGGGGGCTCGGGGTCGACGTCCTGCCCAGCGAGCCGCCTCGTGACGGACACCCGCTGCTCGATGCCCTGGAGGAGCCGCTCAACCTGATCGTCACGCCCCACAACGCCTGGATCACGCCCGAGGCACGCCAGCGCATCGTGAGCCTGACCGCCGACAACCTGAGCCACTGGCAAGCCGACTGA